The following coding sequences are from one Arachis hypogaea cultivar Tifrunner chromosome 7, arahy.Tifrunner.gnm2.J5K5, whole genome shotgun sequence window:
- the LOC112703418 gene encoding uncharacterized protein, protein MSNVEDNKEQQQMDVNASNESSNMPSSQKQEEAIKKKYGGMMPKKPPLISKDHERAYFDSADWALGKQGGEKPKGPLEELRPKLQPTQQQTRYRKSPYAPEGEEGRSVPPEDSPSNE, encoded by the exons ATGTCAAACGTAGAGGATaacaaagaacaacaacaaaTGGATGTCAATGCATCTAATGAGTCGAGTAACATGCCGTCATCCCAGAAGCAG GAGGAAGCtataaagaaaaaatatggaGGAATGATGCCCAAAAAGCCACCTCTCATATCTAAG GACCATGAGCGCGCTTACTTTGATTCCGCCGATTGGGCACTTGGAAAG CAAGGTGGCGAGAAGCCTAAGGGACCACTTGAAGAACTTAGACCTAAACTACAG CCAACACAACAACAAACACGCTACCGGAAATCTCCCTATGCTCCTGAAGGAGAAG AAGGGCGAAGCGTTCCACCAGAGGATTCTCCATCCAACGAGTAA